atcataaaggtGATGTGTTATAtagaccaaaatgcaaataaaaatatgaaacttcaaatttgaagttttgaatagtgaaacttcaaatataattctacttttcaaaacttcaaatttaaaattttaaagtttttttttagagcaaaaaatttcatatttgaaattattGAATGTATTTTTTCAGAGGTCtacgtatgtttttttttttggctgaaATTGTGCTAATTATGTTGTAAGGATTATAATTACTGACATCCTTTTTgatcgttttaaatttttaatagaaattcaTCTTGCTTATACTGAAcaaatctttctttttactaatAATATAATACGAAACCTAGAACAATTCAAAATAAACTTATGTTATGTAGTTATTGGGAGTTTCCTCACCaagtttttactttattatttcacgggttatatataatgtatactaaaTAGTCTAAATTGCacatataaaattatgaaagatCTTGTATTACAGTCCGTGTCTGCAGCTCAGCCAGTGTATTGACTGGTGATAATTTAGCATGCATTGGTTCGAAGACATTATGAACTACAtactctcttctttttttgtgaACCCAATACTCGAAACAAATGGTTACCGAAACAATGGAAAATATTAAGCACATCATGGTGGTTTATTGGTTTCCACAAGAGGAGGAAGAGTTGTCCTGTTGGTCAGAGATTAAATACTCTCTAATGCGAAATTATTAGTTTCACATGTGGCCACGCGGATATGAGTCCATGTTTACGGTCTATTTGAATATCCGGGAGAGGATCCATCTGTGGGTTGCATCTCCCATCCGGAGGTTAGGtttgtgtctttaatagacccgggtttaacccttttattttcaagaaaaaaaacaatgaaaaatatacagtaataAGATTTTATTACTATTATATGTAACATGTATCAACCGACAACCATGGCAATGCAATTGccaattaaattttgattagtacCTAAAATAAAGTTAGAAAAACACTTCAACCACTAGAATACCATGaattattttgatatgttattTCATTATATCAAAAAGTACTTCAATCACTCGAGCATTATACCAATAAATTAACACTTTTAAcgaacgatatatatatatcaaaagaaCGTTACGGACGTTGAGATGTTACGTCGTAGCGGCAAAGTATATTAAAGAGGATTAGGGAATCCAATGCtaataaatccaaaataaataaataagtgatCAGCCATATGACGTTGATTTATAAGACAGTAGTATATTCTTTTACAATGTGTACTTTTTGGTGAAATTGGACAAATAGATGATTGACCTTTGTTAAAGAACTGCACTATGacccaaaatcaaaatatttttgatatacaTAGGCACATAGCACAATCATCTTGTATAACAAAAAAGAATTAATCCACACAGGTAGTCAATTACAATAACTTTTTTTACACTTCAGGTGTGGATTCGTTCGTGTTTGATGAAAGGATGGTCTACTGGGATTATTAATATAATCGAATTGGTTTTTATTCTTAATAGTATTTGTTACTTTCGgcaccgttttttttttatatatgttgctGCATCAACCATTCATAAATcatactaataatattattttttgaaatagctttttttttcttttaccatcaaatattattattttattacaatttgTGAAAATGGTTATAAAACAGCTTTTAACAGACaatgtatttatattatcttcaaaataaaaaattgtatatttaatatgtgGAACCacatttaagcaaaaaaaaaatgtggaaCCACAATGAACATCTTTAATTACTTATATCATGATCCATATTTTCAATAAATCTACTTtcgttattttgtaaaaatcacatattttaatgatataacaaaagttatgttttggtcaaaatagttgaaaaacttcttaatcttttaatttaatatatttaaaaattgtatcaTCCACTCTGTGTGAATCTGAATATGTTGTTCGTTTAGACAATATTTTCGTCAGGGTAATGCTATTTTCTAcgtttttaaatcagaaaaatCGCATAAAAAACTTTCAAGATGACAACCACTCACACTTTAAACCCTCTGAGTATTTCACAAGCACTTTAAATCTTTAAATTGacatttttatcaaaagaaacctCCAACCTGACTTACTTGTACATTAAGTTAAAACGGTAACCGGTACTGTTCAAAATCGATGATgtgtcgatttttttttttaattattttattaataaaataaatatttaaataaagaaaatataaaaattcataaattcaaaacaaatcatcaaaatcactaaaaattcacaaaaaatcaaaatattcaccaaaaaattttaaattattttactaataaattaaatataaaaatacaataatataaaaattcataaaaaattcagaaaaaatcataaaaagtcaataaaattcacaaaaatattttatcttattttattaataaaataaatataaaagaatcataaaattttacaaaaataaagattcacaacaataattattattttattaataaaataagtaaaaaatataaaaatccataaaaaaattcaaaaaaattcataaaaatcactaaaaattcacaaaaataaaaatattcaccaaaaaaattaaattattttattaataaaataaatataaaaaattcataaaaattaaaaacaaatcataaaaagtcaataaaattcacaaaaattcaaaaaatttacaaaaataatttaaattattttattaataaaataaatataaaattacagaaaatattaaaaatcataaaaaaattaaacaaatcatTCACAAGAATCATTTGAAGATAATGAATTTTTCTAATCTGAATTAGAGTAATCATAACCCAGAGACTGACTgctattttggattttttaatcTATTATGTTATATGTGTGTGTTGGTTGGatttgaaaaaatttaaaagggaAGAATGTATATTAACCACGCGTTAGTGGTCCAGTGGTGGTTGAACGATCTCGCTCCGGCGCCCTTCCTCGGGAGGTCAAGGGTTCGAGGGCCAACTCTGGCGAATGTTACTCTTGAGGGCCTACGGGTCCAATACGGACACTTCCAACTGCGCGTGGCCACTGGGTCCATTACATGAGGCTGTCCAGCTCTCGTGGATGCCTTCGGCGGGCTCCGGCCGGGCCCTTAGTGGTTCAGATTCTACCGGACAGTCATTAGGCGCTAGTCGGATCCCCTCGGGGCATTCGGATACCAcgattatcaaaataaaaaaagaatgtatATTAATGATAGCTTGAGGGTAGCCAGTTTATAGCACCCAATGCCCGTTATTCCTTAGTTGCTTTTATAAAACcacatttaattttattcttgattttttgtgatttgtttcgatttttttaatgattttttatattttctgtattttatacttattttattaataaaataatataaatattgttgtgaatcttttatttttgtaaaattttatgattatttttatatttattttattaataaaataatttaaaatattttttggtgaatattttgattttttgtgaatttttagtgattttgatgatttgttttgaatttttttatgaatttttatattttctttattttaatatttattttattaataaaataatttaaaaaaaagaaccgaCACGTTATCGATTTTGAGCAGTACTGGTTACCATTTTGACTTGATGTACAAGTAAGCCAGGTTGgagatttcttttgataaaagtgTCAATTTGAAAGTTTAGAGTGTGTGAAATATTTTCAGGGTTTAAAATGTGAATGACTGCCACCTTGAAGATTTTTTTATGGGATTTTCCCCTTTTAAATCTTGATTTCATGCTTAATTTTTGGACAAAAGTTTACACATctgtaaaattaattaatcagaTGACCTTaacgaaaaaaaaacactgcAGAGAAAAACCAACTCCCTAGAAACATTTCACATTTCACTATTTTTTTTCCTCCCTAAAAAACCTTTTCCTTTTTCAGTTTTTCacttttaagattaaaaatcactttcttctcttcctcttcatcgtTTCCCTCCTTTCACTCTCAACCAGAGATCCCTTCGATCATCTTCCCGAACATGGGAAGATACATAAAGAAGTCAAAGATCGCCGGCGGAGCCCTTTCCGCAAAAGATATCTCTCACCAAACCGCTTCCGGTTTTCGCACCCGAGCCGCCAAGAACCTCGCCCTGCAGCGTCTCCGATCTCATTCCACTCCGCCGTTCGTCGACGCAGACTCATTTCGCTACCTCCAGCTCCGTAGCCGCCGTCTCGTTAAGCTTCCGTTACTCGCCGACACAAGAAAACAACAGCAGAGACAGCTTGCAAACAGTGTCGGTAAACGACAGACGACGAACCCTAGAGCTAACCCGGTGTTGTCGTCAGAGCCGACGAATCTGGAAGAAGACCGTGGTAGCAACTTGGTGAAGTTTGAGTCTGGTTGTAGTCTTGGAGAGAAAGGTCTCGAGTTCGAATCTGGAGACAGGTAAACTTTAGTGTTACAGACAGAGAGATGATAATTTGAGTTCttgaatatgtattttttttacagaGAAACGACGCCGTGTAGCTTGAGAAGAGACTCAGAAGAAGCTACACAAAGTGTGCCTTCTCATGAGATTGAAGAATTCTTTGCATTCGCAGAGCAGCAACAACAGAGATTCTTCactgaaaagtaaaaaaatccTCTCTTGACGTTGTTATAATGGGTTTGGTTTTAGAGTTTGAGAGTCTGTTATCTGACTTTGGGAGAGTTTAATGGTTTTGCAGGTACAACTTTGACATTGTGTCGGAGAATCCATTGCCAGGACGTTACGAATGGATCAAAGTGGTGCCATGAACTGGTTTGGCTGTAACATGATGTTGTAAAGTTGTGTGATTTATTAGGAAGATCTGTGTTGGAACAGAGGCAATGAAAAATTGCACACAGACTAACAAAGACTAGCCTACTAAAAACCCCAAACATAAGGGTTGGGGTTAACTTGTTAGTTAAGGTAATaatgtaatgttttattttggatC
The window above is part of the Brassica napus cultivar Da-Ae chromosome C3, Da-Ae, whole genome shotgun sequence genome. Proteins encoded here:
- the LOC106417227 gene encoding cyclin-dependent kinase inhibitor 5-like, with the translated sequence MGRYIKKSKIAGGALSAKDISHQTASGFRTRAAKNLALQRLRSHSTPPFVDADSFRYLQLRSRRLVKLPLLADTRKQQQRQLANSVGKRQTTNPRANPVLSSEPTNLEEDRGSNLVKFESGCSLGEKGLEFESGDRETTPCSLRRDSEEATQSVPSHEIEEFFAFAEQQQQRFFTEKYNFDIVSENPLPGRYEWIKVVP